One genomic window of Mercenaria mercenaria strain notata chromosome 2, MADL_Memer_1, whole genome shotgun sequence includes the following:
- the LOC123562010 gene encoding interferon-inducible GTPase 1-like has product MEKLEKDLRDWSISSDDCGDEDGAGVDQTIQQEINELETVLTESGIEGLKQKLHEKCEKWKKIKLNTAVTGISGAGKSSLINATLDLSPEEDENAAKVDVKETTADLTPYYHPNNQNFVVWDMPGVGTPKFPKENYLEAVKFDRYDFSLIVPANRFTENDEWLAKQIQSRKKRFYFIRTGIDVDILKNKKSKPRKHQQAAVMKVVRDDCDANLTKATTMIKQIKCLILDDYKTSY; this is encoded by the coding sequence ATGGAAAAGTTAGAAAAAGATCTTCGAGACTGGTCCATATCTAGCGACGATTGCGGTGATGAGGATGGGGCAGGCGTAGATCAAACAATACAgcaagaaataaatgaattagaAACTGTCTTAACTGAAAGCGGGATAGAAGGCCTAAAACAAAAACTgcatgaaaaatgtgaaaaatggaaGAAAATTAAATTGAACACAGCTGTAACTGGAATCTCTGGGGCGGGGAAATCCTCACTAATCAACGCCACACTTGACCTTTCGCCAGAAGAAGACGAAAATGCAGCCAAAGTTGATGTTAAAGAAACAACTGCTGATCTTACCCCTTACTATCATCCAAATAACCAAAATTTTGTGGTATGGGACATGCCTGGAGTTGGGACACCTAAGTTTCCGAAAGAAAATTACCTCGAGGCTGTAAAATTTGACCGATATGATTTCTCTCTAATCGTTCCAGCGAACAGATTTACTGAAAACGACGAATGGCTAGCAAAACAAATACAGAGCAGAAAGAAGAGATTTTATTTCATACGAACAGGAATTGATGTGGATATTCTAAagaataaaaagtcaaaaccaCGCAAACATCAGCAGGCTGCAGTCATGAAGGTTGTGAGAGATGACTGTGATGCAAACCTTACAAAAGCAACAActatgataaaacaaatcaaatgttTGATTTTGGACGATTACAAGACCAGTTACTGA